In one window of Methanoculleus chikugoensis DNA:
- a CDS encoding 30S ribosomal protein S3ae produces MAKKKQVGRRLEGWKAKKWYRVYVPDAFGKAEIGDAISADPENMVGRIMTATLGEVVQDYSKSHIKMRFKINNVAGDAAYTEFVGHEVTRDYLRSMVKRRASRIDTIHPVVSKDKKLLRVTVVCLTLSRAEQSQVHAVRQAISQALAARAAESDFETLVKDIVSGDMARDIFKVVKTIYPIRRVEITKSKLEQVAAV; encoded by the coding sequence ATGGCAAAGAAGAAACAGGTTGGAAGAAGGTTGGAAGGCTGGAAGGCCAAGAAGTGGTACCGTGTCTACGTACCCGACGCCTTCGGTAAAGCCGAGATCGGCGACGCCATCTCCGCCGACCCCGAGAACATGGTCGGCCGCATCATGACCGCAACGCTCGGCGAAGTCGTGCAGGACTACTCCAAGTCTCACATCAAGATGAGGTTCAAGATCAACAACGTCGCAGGCGACGCCGCGTACACCGAGTTCGTCGGGCACGAAGTGACCCGCGACTACCTCCGGTCGATGGTCAAGCGGCGGGCATCCCGCATCGACACCATCCACCCGGTCGTCAGCAAGGACAAGAAACTCCTGCGGGTGACGGTCGTCTGTCTCACCCTCTCGCGGGCCGAGCAGAGCCAGGTCCACGCCGTGCGGCAGGCAATCTCGCAGGCTCTCGCCGCCAGGGCGGCCGAGAGCGACTTCGAGACCCTGGTCAAGGATATCGTCTCCGGCGACATGGCCCGGGACATCTTCAAGGTCGTCAAGACGATCTACCCGATCCGCCGGGTCGAGATCACCAAGTCCAAACTGGAACAGGTTGCGGCCGTATAA
- a CDS encoding DEAD/DEAH box helicase, translated as MNVIVQPQKGTYKLLFVEGGRVEGSGFVDLTATPKGQRPKNFKMRRRGKQLKPTPTRDLIALLRRSSVLLAAKSPEFESFLADLQIPASRINICRFCQLEDRFVPVDRATGVRYGGEWICMECAKREMRRELGYLGKFGGSVLVHLEKLLAQVRDLDRVLASVGPERPDRKRTLFDRLEAHEVQKTAHITELPLPPAFSKAAGVEYLMPVQQLAVQNGLLEGQHLLVVSATASGKTFIGEMAGMKNFLEGKGRMLFLVPLVALANQKYQRFRDRYGHLVRVTLQTGVSRLNLPETRPAGDRDVNAPMVVGTYEGIDHALRTGRPLKDIGTVVIDEVQMLEDPERGHRLDGLIARLKHIAPEAQFLYLSATIGAPGLLAEKLRANLVRYADRPVPLERHLIFVERAKKINFIKQMAAEEYKIRSSKGYRGQTIVFTNSRARCHVIADALGRKAAPYHAGLSAQERRDVERWFANGEISTVVTTAALAAGVDFPASQVIFDALAMGIQWLTVQEFHQMMGRAGRPDFHDLGRVVILAEPGGSYSRTSGKTEEEVAVGLLRGEMEEVAPEYDMEQSTEEFVANAVVSNGDEQQIIKMNRAMVGTLEPALPTLLDYGLVRRRGGRIELADMARVMAEHFIGAERLMEIKDLVRRMDDAAEIVAELECAEETTP; from the coding sequence ATGAACGTCATTGTCCAGCCTCAGAAAGGCACGTATAAACTGTTGTTCGTCGAAGGCGGCCGCGTTGAGGGTTCCGGGTTCGTCGATCTGACCGCGACGCCGAAGGGTCAACGCCCCAAGAACTTCAAGATGCGCCGGCGCGGCAAACAGCTCAAGCCAACCCCGACCCGGGACCTCATCGCCCTGCTGCGCCGTTCTTCGGTGCTCCTTGCGGCGAAGAGCCCTGAGTTCGAGTCGTTCCTTGCCGATCTCCAGATTCCGGCGTCACGGATCAACATCTGCCGATTCTGTCAGCTCGAGGACCGGTTCGTGCCGGTCGACAGGGCTACCGGCGTCCGGTACGGCGGCGAGTGGATCTGCATGGAGTGTGCAAAACGCGAGATGCGCCGGGAGCTCGGTTACCTGGGGAAGTTCGGCGGCTCGGTGCTCGTCCACCTGGAGAAACTCCTTGCCCAGGTCCGCGACCTCGACCGGGTGCTGGCGTCGGTGGGGCCCGAGCGCCCCGACCGGAAGCGGACGCTCTTTGACCGGCTCGAGGCGCACGAGGTTCAGAAGACCGCCCATATCACTGAACTCCCGCTCCCTCCCGCGTTCTCGAAGGCCGCCGGGGTCGAGTATCTGATGCCCGTCCAGCAGCTTGCCGTCCAGAACGGCCTCCTCGAGGGGCAGCACCTCCTGGTCGTCTCGGCCACCGCGAGCGGCAAGACCTTCATCGGGGAGATGGCCGGGATGAAGAACTTCCTCGAAGGCAAAGGAAGGATGCTCTTCCTGGTTCCGCTGGTCGCGCTCGCGAACCAGAAGTACCAGCGGTTCCGCGACCGCTACGGCCACCTCGTCCGGGTCACCCTCCAGACCGGGGTGAGCCGTCTCAACCTCCCCGAGACCCGGCCCGCAGGGGATCGGGACGTCAACGCCCCTATGGTGGTCGGAACCTACGAGGGGATCGATCACGCTCTCCGGACGGGGCGACCCTTGAAGGACATCGGAACCGTCGTCATCGACGAGGTGCAGATGCTCGAGGACCCGGAGCGCGGCCACCGTCTCGACGGGCTGATCGCCCGGCTCAAGCACATTGCTCCCGAGGCGCAGTTCCTCTACCTCTCGGCCACGATCGGTGCTCCCGGGCTGCTTGCGGAGAAACTCCGGGCAAACCTTGTCCGCTACGCGGACCGGCCGGTCCCGCTCGAGCGCCACCTCATCTTCGTCGAGCGGGCGAAGAAGATCAACTTCATCAAGCAGATGGCCGCCGAGGAGTACAAGATACGGTCGTCGAAGGGCTACCGCGGTCAGACGATCGTCTTCACGAACTCCCGCGCCCGCTGCCACGTCATCGCCGACGCCCTCGGCAGGAAGGCCGCTCCCTACCACGCGGGACTGTCCGCGCAGGAACGCCGGGACGTCGAGCGGTGGTTTGCGAACGGGGAGATCTCTACTGTCGTGACCACGGCGGCTCTTGCTGCTGGCGTCGATTTCCCGGCATCCCAGGTGATCTTCGACGCGCTTGCGATGGGCATCCAGTGGCTCACCGTCCAGGAGTTCCACCAGATGATGGGCAGGGCGGGCCGGCCGGACTTCCACGACCTCGGCCGGGTGGTCATCCTGGCGGAGCCCGGGGGGTCGTACTCCCGGACGTCCGGGAAGACCGAGGAGGAGGTCGCCGTCGGCCTCCTGCGGGGCGAGATGGAGGAGGTCGCGCCCGAGTACGACATGGAGCAGAGCACGGAGGAGTTCGTGGCGAACGCCGTGGTCTCGAACGGCGACGAGCAGCAGATCATCAAGATGAACCGGGCGATGGTCGGGACGCTGGAGCCCGCCCTCCCCACGCTCCTCGACTACGGGCTGGTCCGGCGGCGGGGCGGGCGTATCGAACTCGCCGATATGGCCCGGGTGATGGCCGAGCACTTCATCGGCGCCGAGCGGTTGATGGAGATCAAGGATCTCGTCCGGCGCATGGACGATGCCGCCGAGATCGTCGCGGAACTCGAGTGCGCCGAGGAGACGACGCCGTAG
- a CDS encoding PAS domain S-box protein: MPRPCHQALLALILPFEFSGEVLTSPGVLLIELLVICIAFGLIGVWFKEREVATRIAGMDASIEGIRSTNSVPPRLPSVRGDPVSRFVEEVNLVLGELERSRRDLQESRDRYRLLFESGNDFLLVCAVGREGTPYRILDANALACRCLGYTRDELFALTPGSVILIRSDFKKGDQRLHSADLIPREGNRIPVEASIHRITLGGTPAILIIARDVTERRRTEKELMDYRYRLEELVTQRTDELRAANESLRREMGERERIERERMEAYRQIERNIEQFAVLTDHIRNPLQVVQGMADLIDDPRAEKIREQVRQIKAILKQLDEGWVESEKVREYLERYR; this comes from the coding sequence ATGCCCCGACCCTGCCATCAGGCACTCCTCGCGCTCATTCTTCCGTTCGAGTTCTCCGGGGAGGTCCTGACCTCTCCCGGTGTCCTGCTCATCGAACTCCTCGTCATCTGCATCGCCTTCGGGCTGATCGGCGTCTGGTTCAAGGAGCGGGAGGTGGCTACCCGCATCGCCGGCATGGATGCAAGCATCGAGGGCATCAGGTCAACGAACAGTGTCCCGCCCCGCCTCCCTTCAGTCAGGGGCGACCCGGTCTCGCGGTTTGTCGAGGAGGTCAACCTGGTGCTCGGGGAACTGGAGCGCTCCCGGCGGGATCTCCAGGAGAGCCGGGACCGATACCGTCTCCTCTTTGAGAGCGGGAACGACTTTCTGCTGGTCTGCGCCGTCGGGAGGGAAGGGACGCCCTACCGGATACTGGATGCGAACGCGCTCGCCTGCCGGTGTCTCGGGTATACCCGGGACGAGCTCTTCGCCCTCACTCCCGGATCGGTCATCCTCATCCGGAGCGACTTCAAGAAGGGCGACCAACGCCTGCACTCCGCCGACCTGATCCCCCGGGAGGGCAACCGGATCCCCGTCGAGGCGAGCATCCACCGCATCACCCTCGGGGGCACCCCGGCCATCCTGATCATCGCCCGGGACGTGACGGAGAGGCGACGGACCGAGAAGGAGCTGATGGACTACCGCTACCGCCTTGAGGAACTGGTGACGCAGCGGACGGATGAGCTCCGGGCGGCGAACGAGAGCCTCAGGCGCGAGATGGGAGAGCGGGAGAGGATCGAGCGGGAGAGAATGGAGGCATACCGACAGATCGAGAGAAACATCGAGCAGTTCGCGGTCCTGACCGACCACATCAGAAACCCCCTCCAGGTCGTCCAGGGGATGGCCGACCTCATCGACGATCCGCGGGCGGAGAAGATCCGCGAGCAGGTCAGGCAGATCAAGGCAATCCTCAAGCAGCTCGACGAAGGCTGGGTGGAGTCGGAGAAGGTGCGGGAGTATCTGGAGCGGTATCGGTAG
- a CDS encoding polymer-forming cytoskeletal protein, translating to MEPTGDHDWIKGCTLPDHTELQERTLKTDQDIVIGERCRIDYGLLGNDVVVCEFSKINGNIVASGDARIDNWCEINGDVVVEEDAYLGEGVKIQGKLVVRGDLDIGDNVQIERGFEAKGWISIRNPMPVIIYIVMYLVAVLGIEKEEELSSVLEKLFGDDETAPTATPLMIPGGAVLNMQTFSVPEKMAVGSGCRLHGNIRAGSIAVREETTIFGSLHAREGASVARGTTVHGDVQSEGDVTIEQEAHILGNVSCKRLTLHEDARVDGVIRAPGGMKIERRTA from the coding sequence ATGGAACCGACAGGAGACCACGACTGGATCAAGGGCTGCACCCTCCCGGACCATACCGAGCTCCAGGAGAGGACGCTCAAGACCGATCAGGACATCGTCATCGGCGAGCGGTGCCGGATTGATTACGGCCTCCTCGGTAACGACGTCGTGGTCTGTGAATTCAGCAAGATCAACGGCAACATCGTTGCGAGCGGCGACGCCAGGATAGACAACTGGTGCGAGATCAACGGGGACGTCGTCGTCGAGGAGGACGCCTACCTCGGCGAAGGGGTGAAGATCCAGGGCAAGCTGGTCGTCAGGGGCGACCTCGATATCGGGGACAACGTCCAGATCGAGCGCGGGTTTGAGGCGAAAGGCTGGATCTCCATCCGAAACCCTATGCCGGTCATCATCTACATCGTGATGTACCTGGTGGCCGTTCTCGGGATCGAGAAAGAGGAAGAACTGAGTTCCGTCCTCGAAAAACTCTTCGGCGACGACGAGACCGCCCCCACCGCCACGCCACTGATGATCCCGGGCGGCGCCGTCCTCAACATGCAGACGTTCTCCGTCCCGGAGAAGATGGCCGTCGGGTCAGGGTGCCGGCTGCACGGGAACATCCGTGCCGGCTCGATCGCCGTCCGGGAGGAGACGACGATCTTCGGGAGCCTTCATGCGCGCGAAGGTGCGAGTGTCGCCAGAGGAACAACCGTTCACGGCGACGTCCAGAGCGAGGGCGACGTGACGATCGAGCAGGAAGCCCATATTCTCGGGAACGTCTCCTGCAAGCGTCTCACCCTGCACGAGGACGCACGCGTGGACGGGGTCATCCGGGCGCCGGGCGGCATGAAGATCGAGAGGCGGACGGCATGA
- a CDS encoding 30S ribosomal protein S15, with product MARMYARRRGTSGSVRPYRKEAPEWSNTDATEIEKIVVDLRKDGMSTSQIGLALRDRYAVPDVKLATGKRISEILREKGLESEIPEDLRNLMQKALGIRKHLAENKKDVHNVRQLQIAESKVRRLVKYYVKSGRMPEGWTYKPETAEILLTR from the coding sequence ATGGCAAGAATGTACGCTCGGCGTCGCGGAACCAGCGGTTCCGTCCGGCCCTACCGGAAGGAGGCACCCGAGTGGTCCAACACGGACGCAACAGAGATCGAGAAGATCGTCGTCGATCTTCGTAAAGACGGCATGTCGACCAGCCAGATCGGCCTTGCGCTGCGGGATCGATACGCCGTACCCGACGTCAAACTCGCTACGGGCAAGCGCATAAGCGAGATCCTCCGCGAGAAGGGGCTTGAATCCGAGATCCCCGAGGATCTCCGGAACCTGATGCAGAAAGCGCTCGGGATCAGGAAACACCTGGCGGAGAACAAGAAAGACGTCCACAACGTGCGGCAGCTGCAGATCGCCGAATCCAAGGTGCGCAGACTGGTCAAGTACTACGTCAAGTCCGGACGGATGCCGGAAGGCTGGACCTACAAACCGGAGACCGCGGAGATCCTGCTCACCCGCTGA
- a CDS encoding MarR family transcriptional regulator, with protein MTDFSDDPLYVILRSKREATRFQILVEIAEHQPAVRQQEIAAKLGVTPQAVSEYIRELVDEGLVTAHGRGRYEVTKSGIEWVLRHAEALEAYARHINRDIIQQVAVWTAIARDDIRKGDTVGVLMQDGWLYATKEEQSATGLATMDAAPGEDLGVARLNGIIQHEEGLIHVCKVPRVERGGSRQVSTDLLREVVRGVEMVGAVGLESYVALRKADIEPDMFFGSREGVVEAAFHGRECAIFIVDEEFTDFLKRLETVGLAYTIHDLIPS; from the coding sequence TTGACCGACTTCAGTGACGACCCTCTTTACGTCATCCTGCGCAGCAAACGGGAGGCCACCCGGTTCCAGATCCTCGTCGAGATCGCCGAACACCAGCCGGCCGTCCGCCAGCAGGAGATCGCCGCGAAACTCGGCGTGACGCCTCAGGCCGTCTCCGAGTACATCCGGGAGCTGGTGGACGAAGGACTGGTCACCGCTCACGGCCGGGGTCGCTACGAGGTGACGAAGAGCGGGATCGAATGGGTTCTGCGTCACGCCGAGGCCCTCGAGGCTTATGCCCGCCACATCAACCGGGACATCATCCAGCAGGTGGCGGTCTGGACGGCTATCGCCCGGGACGATATCCGGAAGGGGGATACGGTCGGTGTCTTGATGCAGGACGGGTGGCTCTATGCGACGAAAGAAGAGCAGAGCGCCACCGGCCTTGCGACCATGGACGCGGCACCGGGAGAAGATCTCGGCGTCGCCCGGTTGAACGGTATCATCCAGCACGAGGAGGGGCTCATTCACGTCTGCAAGGTGCCGCGGGTGGAGCGGGGCGGGTCCCGGCAGGTCAGCACGGATCTTCTCCGGGAGGTCGTTCGGGGTGTGGAGATGGTGGGCGCCGTCGGCCTCGAATCCTACGTGGCCCTCAGGAAGGCGGACATCGAGCCGGATATGTTCTTTGGTTCGCGGGAAGGTGTCGTCGAAGCGGCGTTTCACGGTCGAGAGTGCGCAATTTTTATCGTCGATGAGGAGTTTACTGATTTCCTCAAACGTCTGGAGACGGTGGGGCTCGCCTACACGATCCACGACCTGATCCCGTCATGA
- a CDS encoding DHHA1 domain-containing protein: MSLDAAAASLADRLLEQEFVEVLAHHDADGIAAASILCHAMFREGGRFRLRIRPGIATADLPGDGSVLLCDFGSALTDLPGDVMVVDHHLPRFEGDYHVNPHLAGIDGDRDLSAAGAAYLVAQRMGDNRDLAGLALLGIIGDGQALDGPNREIVNEGIANGFITPRRGLRLPGRGLAEQLSLAVDPYLPGFSGEPDAARTLVAEITDEDDMDIESLLTRLVLTTAPNASVSALCGIWGTTYSLGREVIDEALNLAAVVDACGKAGNGDIGASLCLRSSHALQEAWEITARYRQAVVAGIRGARRLDERVAIFEVGDGGVASDVADALANDFVRTGPVFVIGMSGDHCSVSARCPPGIDLDLEALMRTIAEACGGRGGGHRLRAGARIGADQADRFRQALLEAVPA, translated from the coding sequence ATGTCGCTTGACGCCGCTGCTGCAAGCCTGGCCGACCGCCTGCTCGAGCAGGAGTTCGTGGAGGTGCTGGCGCACCACGATGCCGACGGTATAGCCGCCGCATCCATCCTCTGCCACGCCATGTTCCGCGAGGGCGGACGGTTCCGGCTGAGGATCCGCCCCGGCATCGCCACGGCCGACCTCCCGGGCGACGGCAGCGTGCTGCTCTGCGACTTCGGATCGGCACTCACGGACCTCCCCGGCGACGTCATGGTGGTGGATCACCACCTGCCCCGCTTCGAGGGAGACTATCACGTCAACCCGCACCTTGCCGGAATCGACGGCGACCGGGATCTCTCGGCGGCCGGCGCGGCTTACCTCGTCGCCCAGCGCATGGGAGACAACCGGGATCTCGCGGGGCTCGCGCTTCTCGGGATCATCGGGGACGGCCAGGCACTCGACGGCCCGAACAGGGAGATCGTGAACGAAGGCATCGCAAACGGGTTCATAACGCCCCGTCGCGGCCTCCGCCTCCCGGGACGAGGGCTCGCCGAGCAGCTCTCGCTCGCCGTCGACCCCTACCTCCCCGGGTTCTCCGGCGAGCCCGACGCCGCCCGAACGCTGGTTGCAGAGATCACCGACGAGGACGACATGGATATCGAGTCGCTCCTCACCCGGCTCGTCCTCACCACCGCCCCGAACGCCTCGGTCTCCGCACTCTGCGGGATCTGGGGCACCACCTACAGCCTCGGCCGGGAGGTGATCGACGAGGCCCTGAATCTCGCCGCCGTCGTCGACGCCTGCGGCAAGGCCGGGAACGGGGATATCGGCGCATCGCTCTGTCTTCGTTCGAGTCACGCGCTCCAGGAAGCCTGGGAGATCACCGCCCGCTACCGGCAGGCGGTCGTCGCCGGCATCCGCGGGGCACGCCGCCTCGACGAGCGCGTCGCCATCTTTGAGGTGGGCGACGGAGGGGTTGCAAGCGACGTCGCGGACGCGCTCGCAAACGACTTCGTCCGGACCGGCCCCGTCTTCGTCATCGGCATGAGCGGCGACCACTGCTCCGTCTCGGCACGCTGCCCACCGGGCATCGACCTCGACCTCGAGGCGCTGATGCGAACGATCGCGGAAGCGTGCGGCGGCCGGGGCGGCGGACACCGCTTGAGAGCCGGAGCCCGGATCGGCGCCGACCAGGCCGACCGGTTCAGGCAGGCACTCCTGGAGGCGGTTCCCGCATGA
- a CDS encoding 2,3-bisphosphoglycerate-independent phosphoglycerate mutase — protein sequence MIAEKVLFLVLDGISDRPCEALDGLTPLAAARTPVLDQIAAEGICGIMDSVAPGIRPGSDTSHLALLGYPPQEYYTGRGPLEAEGTGIHMTAGMIGFRCNFATVDADGLVTDRRAGRISGTEPLAEAIRDGVDLSALGVEIRFEAGAGHRAALALVGEGLGDKVSSNDPKKEGARPLTIRPCTDDPADAKTARACNEFIRQSGEILYNHPVNVRRMEEGLPPANLLLIRGAGKMGAFPQFSERYGLSGSVISAATLISGIGKVVGLEHIPVPGTTGSVDSDLDAKVRAAIEELGRKDFVLMNIKGADEAGHDGKGIQKRDFIEVIDEALAPLLDLKETLIVVCADHSTPCSVKDHSADPVPVVIRGPGVRVDRTNQFDEVSCAEGGLHRIRGRDLMPITLDLINKSHKYGA from the coding sequence ATGATTGCTGAGAAAGTTCTCTTCCTGGTACTGGACGGGATCTCCGACCGCCCCTGCGAAGCGCTGGATGGATTGACCCCGCTCGCCGCCGCACGAACCCCGGTTCTCGACCAGATCGCCGCCGAAGGCATATGCGGGATCATGGACTCCGTCGCGCCCGGGATACGGCCCGGGTCCGACACCTCCCACCTCGCCCTGCTCGGCTACCCGCCGCAGGAGTACTACACCGGCCGCGGCCCGCTCGAGGCCGAAGGAACCGGCATCCATATGACCGCCGGGATGATCGGCTTCCGGTGCAACTTCGCCACCGTGGACGCGGACGGCCTCGTCACCGACCGCCGGGCCGGCCGGATCTCCGGGACGGAACCGCTTGCAGAGGCCATCCGGGACGGCGTCGACCTCTCGGCGCTCGGCGTCGAGATCCGGTTCGAGGCGGGCGCCGGTCACCGGGCAGCCCTCGCCCTCGTCGGGGAAGGGCTCGGCGATAAGGTCTCCTCGAACGACCCGAAGAAAGAGGGAGCACGACCGCTCACGATCCGGCCCTGCACCGACGACCCGGCGGATGCAAAGACCGCCCGCGCCTGCAACGAGTTCATCCGCCAGTCCGGCGAGATCCTCTACAACCACCCGGTGAACGTCCGGCGGATGGAGGAAGGACTGCCGCCCGCAAACCTCCTCCTGATCCGGGGCGCCGGAAAGATGGGCGCGTTCCCGCAGTTCTCCGAGCGTTACGGGCTCTCCGGGAGCGTCATCTCGGCGGCCACCCTCATCTCCGGGATCGGAAAGGTCGTGGGGCTCGAGCACATCCCGGTTCCGGGGACGACCGGGTCGGTCGACTCCGATCTCGACGCCAAGGTGCGGGCGGCGATAGAGGAACTCGGCCGGAAAGACTTCGTGCTGATGAACATCAAGGGTGCGGACGAGGCGGGCCACGACGGCAAAGGCATCCAGAAGCGCGACTTCATCGAGGTGATCGATGAGGCGCTCGCGCCGCTGCTCGATCTCAAGGAGACCCTGATCGTCGTCTGCGCCGACCACAGCACGCCCTGCTCGGTCAAAGACCACAGCGCCGACCCGGTTCCGGTCGTCATCAGGGGGCCCGGCGTCCGGGTCGACCGGACGAACCAGTTCGACGAGGTTTCGTGCGCGGAGGGCGGGCTTCACCGGATCCGCGGCCGCGATCTCATGCCGATCACCCTGGATCTAATTAATAAGAGTCATAAGTATGGCGCATGA
- a CDS encoding MFS transporter, producing the protein MLGLGIVSPLLPIYAENLGATGIWLGIIFSAFALSRSVFMPIIGRISDRRGRKWIILIGMLAYAVLSLAYIIADSVYSLTAVRFAHGLASAMVVPIAMAYVADLSEKGREGSHMGNFSISMFLGMGVGPLLGGFLNDAFGMESVFYVMAALSAFATLLVGISLPEAKRSTFTAPEGDAIPLRESFRLPVMRGVMVFSFISALGRGGMMVFIPIFGPLIAITPFEVGIVLSANTFLMALLQVPVGRVTDTGNKVVLIVVGSAITALAIAAIPISGSFWPLLAITSFVGIGGAIQQPAIMALTVDAGRTIGMGTSMGAYNTVFGIGMIIAPLMGGVFMDYIGIDAVFYVGGAISLLGTVIFAVMMQRSARAADTNDIPGSG; encoded by the coding sequence ATGCTCGGGCTCGGCATCGTCAGCCCGCTGCTGCCCATCTACGCGGAGAACCTGGGCGCGACCGGCATCTGGCTCGGCATCATCTTCTCAGCCTTCGCGCTCTCCCGGTCGGTCTTCATGCCCATCATCGGCAGGATATCGGATCGCCGGGGGAGGAAATGGATCATCCTCATCGGCATGCTCGCGTACGCGGTTCTGTCGCTTGCGTATATCATCGCCGACAGCGTTTACTCGCTCACGGCAGTCCGCTTCGCCCACGGCCTCGCATCGGCCATGGTCGTCCCGATAGCCATGGCCTACGTCGCCGACCTCTCGGAGAAGGGGAGAGAGGGGAGCCATATGGGGAACTTCTCCATCTCGATGTTCCTCGGCATGGGGGTGGGGCCGCTGCTCGGCGGGTTCCTGAACGATGCGTTCGGGATGGAATCGGTCTTCTACGTCATGGCCGCCCTCTCGGCGTTCGCCACGCTCCTCGTCGGCATCTCCCTCCCGGAAGCGAAACGCAGCACGTTCACGGCTCCGGAAGGGGACGCTATCCCGCTCCGGGAGAGCTTCAGGCTCCCGGTCATGCGGGGGGTCATGGTCTTCTCCTTCATCAGCGCCCTCGGGCGGGGAGGCATGATGGTCTTCATCCCGATCTTCGGTCCGCTGATCGCGATCACCCCCTTCGAGGTGGGCATCGTCCTCTCCGCGAACACCTTCCTGATGGCGCTCCTCCAGGTGCCGGTGGGGAGAGTCACCGATACCGGGAACAAGGTCGTCCTGATCGTCGTCGGTTCGGCAATAACAGCGCTGGCGATCGCTGCGATTCCTATATCGGGGTCGTTTTGGCCCCTGCTCGCGATCACCTCCTTCGTCGGTATCGGGGGGGCCATCCAGCAGCCGGCCATCATGGCCCTGACGGTCGATGCTGGCCGGACTATCGGGATGGGAACCTCGATGGGCGCCTACAACACGGTCTTTGGGATCGGCATGATCATCGCGCCGCTGATGGGGGGCGTCTTCATGGACTACATCGGCATCGACGCCGTCTTCTACGTAGGCGGTGCGATAAGCCTCCTCGGAACCGTGATATTCGCGGTGATGATGCAGAGGAGCGCCCGAGCAGCCGATACGAACGATATTCCCGGGTCCGGGTAG
- a CDS encoding ArsR family transcriptional regulator: protein MTGHIKILNDPVELVPLLITFNNADYKKIYEFLNKAWLTEEDLVAYAAPSTVTECLSILKKGNLIEEQWRMPKPGEKPTKEYRATYSKFRASFQCSMGDIGDLLHIAVSNDEGLRTIVDSVEQEIVAGTTSIGDISRKYGVSPIFIKGLAKRIPGLDVKGQGMVLLDRLQ from the coding sequence GTGACGGGACATATTAAAATTCTTAACGATCCAGTAGAGCTGGTTCCTCTTCTCATAACGTTCAATAATGCCGACTATAAAAAGATCTACGAATTCTTAAACAAGGCCTGGCTGACCGAAGAAGACCTTGTGGCGTATGCCGCCCCCTCGACCGTGACCGAGTGCCTCTCTATCCTCAAGAAGGGAAACCTGATCGAAGAGCAGTGGCGGATGCCGAAGCCCGGAGAAAAGCCGACGAAGGAGTACCGGGCGACATACAGCAAGTTCCGGGCCAGTTTCCAGTGTTCCATGGGCGATATCGGAGACCTGCTGCACATCGCCGTCTCGAACGACGAGGGTCTCCGCACGATCGTGGACTCGGTCGAGCAGGAGATCGTGGCCGGGACCACCTCCATCGGAGACATCTCCCGAAAATACGGGGTCAGCCCTATCTTCATCAAGGGCCTGGCGAAGAGGATCCCCGGCCTCGACGTGAAAGGGCAGGGAATGGTGCTGCTTGACCGACTTCAGTGA
- a CDS encoding KEOPS complex subunit Pcc1, with protein MIRIEGTIETPHSLPGCVAAALEPDNLTLIRTFPIEGGVRAEIDGTRLRSIIASVDDYLMNLAIAEDVCTAASMRRQSGSGSSGVKSGSNGLKNR; from the coding sequence ATGATCCGGATCGAGGGCACGATCGAGACGCCGCACAGCCTCCCCGGCTGCGTGGCCGCGGCACTCGAACCCGACAACCTCACCCTGATCAGGACATTCCCGATCGAGGGCGGGGTGCGGGCCGAGATCGACGGAACCAGGCTCCGGTCGATCATCGCCTCGGTGGACGACTACCTCATGAACCTGGCGATAGCGGAGGACGTGTGCACTGCCGCCTCAATGCGGCGGCAGAGCGGATCAGGGAGTTCCGGAGTGAAATCAGGATCAAATGGGTTGAAAAATCGATAA